A window of Patagioenas fasciata isolate bPatFas1 chromosome 5, bPatFas1.hap1, whole genome shotgun sequence contains these coding sequences:
- the TTC8 gene encoding tetratricopeptide repeat protein 8 isoform X4, which yields MMGLFWKALDLAALATEHAQFKDWWWKVQIGKCYYRLGLYREAEKQFKSALKQQDMVDTILYLAKVYLRLDQPVTALNLFKQGLDRFPGEVTLICGIARIYEEMNNISTAAEYYKDVLKQDNTHVEAIACIGSNHFYSDQPEIALRFYRRLLQMGVHNCQLFNNLGLCCFYAQQYDMTLSSFERALFLAENEEETADVWYNLGHVAVGIGDLNLAYQCFKLTLVNNNNYAEAYNNLAVLEMRKGHIEQARAFLQTASSLAPHMYEPHFNFAILSEKVGDLQRSYAAAKKSEEAFPGHVDTQQLIKELKQHFAVL from the exons ATGATGGGTTTGTTTTGGAAGGCTCTAGATTTGGCAGCCCTTGCCACTGAGCATGCACAATTCAAGGACTGGTGGTGGAAAGTCCAAATTGGAAAGTGCTACTACAG GTTAGGATTATATCGTGAAGCCGAGAAACAATTTAAGTCAGCTCTCAAGCAACAGGACATGGTTGATACAATCTTGTATTTGGCAAAA GTATATTTGCGCTTGGATCAGCCTGTAACAGCTTTGAACCTTTTCAAGCAAGGGTTAGATCGATTTCCTGGAGAAGTGACTCTAATTTGCGGAATTGCCAGAATTTACGAG GAAATGAACAATATCTCCACGGCTGCAGAGTACTATAAAGACGTCTTAAAGCAAGATAATACTCATGTGGAAGCCATTGCATGCATTGGCAGTAACCATTTTTATTCAGACCAACCTGAGATAGCTCTGCGGTTTTATAG ACGCCTCTTGCAGATGGGTGTTCATAACTGCCAACTTTTTAACAATCTGGGCCTCTGTTGCTTCTATGCCCAGCAATATGATATGACACTGTCTTCATTTGAACGTGCACTGTTTTTGGCTGAAAATGAGGAGGAGACAGCAGATGTGTGGTACAACTTGGGACACGTGGCTGTG GGGATAGGAGACCTGAATCTGGCTTACCAGTGTTTCAAGCTAACGTTAGTCAACAATAACAACTATGCAGAAGCTTACAACAACTTGGCTGTGCTGGAAATGCGGAAAGGTCACATTGAACAG GCAAGAGCTTTTCTGCAGACTGCTTCATCTTTAGCACCTCATATGTATGAGCCCCATTTCAATTTTGCAATACTCTCAGAGAAG GTTGGAGATCTTCAGAGGAGTTACGCGGCTGCTAAGAAGTCAGAAGAAGCATTTCCAGGCCATGTTGATACACAACAACTCATCAAAGAGTTAAAACAGCACTTTGCTGTGCTCTAA